In the Flavobacterium sp. J372 genome, one interval contains:
- a CDS encoding VOC family protein, with product MDNYKIPAQTSIGHVHLKVADLDRALQFYCGLLGFEVTTMYGTDAAFISVGGYHHHIGLNTWYSKGAAPASQRGVGLFHTAILYPTRRDLAAILHRLQQSGYPLTGAADHGVSEALYLNDPDGNGVELYWDRPKEQWPQKRRRFFRDVYKTPRPSEPVGRIR from the coding sequence ATGGATAATTATAAAATACCCGCACAAACATCAATTGGACACGTGCATTTAAAAGTTGCAGATCTGGACCGTGCGCTTCAATTTTATTGCGGGCTGCTCGGCTTTGAAGTAACAACCATGTATGGTACTGATGCTGCTTTTATATCTGTTGGTGGCTATCACCATCACATTGGCCTGAACACATGGTATAGTAAAGGCGCAGCGCCTGCAAGTCAGCGTGGTGTAGGGCTATTTCATACTGCAATCTTATACCCCACACGGCGTGATCTGGCAGCCATACTACACAGATTACAGCAATCAGGCTACCCGCTTACAGGTGCAGCGGATCATGGTGTTTCTGAAGCGTTGTACCTTAATGACCCTGACGGAAATGGTGTAGAGCTGTATTGGGATAGGCCAAAAGAGCAATGGCCTCAAAAAAGAAGACGGTTCTTTAGAGATGTATACAAAACACCTCGACCTTCAGAACCTGTTGGCAGAATTAGATAA
- a CDS encoding SIMPL domain-containing protein — MKKIALVLFVVVSTIANAQVTDKMPPQINVTGEGKVKVVPDQAIITVGVENVGANAAEVKKKNDASIDAVVKFLKSSGLPASDYQTRRVNLNRNYDFEKKKYNSFTASQTIVITLKDLTKYDNLMMGLTDAGVNTINGVEFRTSKQAQYESEARGKAVQAARGKANDYATALGQKAGKALMVTDNTQTYYPVMRTEMYAMKADAAPQRETLAVGEIEITANVNISFQLD, encoded by the coding sequence ATGAAAAAAATTGCTTTAGTATTGTTTGTAGTTGTAAGCACAATAGCAAACGCGCAGGTAACCGACAAAATGCCGCCACAGATTAATGTAACAGGAGAGGGTAAAGTAAAAGTTGTGCCTGACCAGGCTATCATTACTGTAGGTGTAGAGAATGTTGGCGCTAATGCCGCAGAAGTAAAGAAGAAAAACGACGCGAGCATTGATGCCGTTGTAAAATTCCTGAAAAGCTCCGGCTTACCGGCAAGCGATTACCAGACAAGGCGAGTAAATCTAAATCGCAATTATGATTTTGAAAAAAAGAAATATAATTCTTTTACGGCATCACAAACTATAGTGATAACCCTAAAGGACCTTACTAAATATGACAACCTTATGATGGGACTTACCGATGCTGGGGTAAACACAATAAATGGTGTGGAGTTCCGTACATCTAAACAAGCGCAGTATGAAAGTGAAGCCCGCGGTAAAGCTGTACAGGCAGCGAGGGGCAAAGCAAATGATTATGCGACAGCTTTAGGCCAAAAGGCAGGTAAGGCGTTGATGGTTACAGATAATACGCAAACCTATTACCCTGTAATGCGTACTGAAATGTATGCCATGAAAGCAGATGCAGCCCCGCAGCGTGAAACACTTGCTGTAGGTGAAATAGAAATCACGGCAAACGTAAACATCTCTTTCCAGTTGGATTAA